The genomic DNA CAGTCTCAGTTTCTACAGATTCCAACAATGTCTGTaagaaagtcagacaaacacaATCAGACTGATCacttacaaaacatttttttttcctgctatgTAACAGGAATATTGTCAGTTAATCAAAGCAAAATCATTGCTGAGATGTACCATTGGTGTGATGCTGGCCATACATTTGGTTGTGTTGTTCATCTCAACACATTTCATAATGTAACGATGAGCAGCGTCTGCCTTCCCATTTGCTGCGAGCCACCTAGCAGATTCTGGTAACCACCTAAGATGACAAGTAAGATGAATTCAGCATCTCAACAACATCTAGTGAGATTCAACGTTTTATGTTGCAAAGCTGAAAAAACTCCACTTTAATACCTCCAAGCAATAGTGGCCAAAATCAGGGGTGAGCTCACTGCCACAATGAGCATCCTCCATTCAGTTACACAATATGCTATTGCAACCATAAGAAAGTTCCCAAGTGTCCAGTCCAGGCTTATGATTACACCAGCGAAAGTCCTGTGATCGATGCTAAACCATTCAACATCTGCAGAAACATTAGCGTggataaaaacttttttaattaacaaagaatgcaattttttatactaacattttatttttatttgtctttgtttctcaGCGTTAACCTCCTTACTTAAAACAATAGCGATGATACTTATTCCTGCGAGTGACAGTCCAGTAAAAAATCTCATGATGACAAACATTATATACGATGTGGAGAATGCACTCAGCACTGCAAACGTCAAGGATGATAAGTAAGATACCAGCAGAAGCGGCCGTCGGCcaaacctgaaaataaaaacaatttgctGAATGTGACGATTTTGCTGAGAACTTTGCATTAAATATATCACATGCATATTATGTAAGACATGTATTACACACATGTGATCGAACCATTTATCTCACAATAAATTGATTTGTGCTTCTTATTTGAGTAGTTTATATTTAAGAAGGCAGTTTCTCTTGAACATCAACCTCCTGTAATACAGATTTAAACAAGTTAGACCTGCAAAACTGTCACTCTTTTAATCAGTGTGCTGATGTGGGGATTTCTGCatgctgctgatgttttcattttgatgtaAACAGTTGCGCAGCAAGCACATTTCTATcaatttttcaaatattatcGTGCATATAATtactttatttaactttatgttATCCAACATTGGCtacagagatggagagacaCTTTGGACGTACCAAAGATTTATTACTTAATTACCAAGCTCACCTGTCACTGAGAAATCCAAATAAAGGGGCTCCAGCCATCACACCAGCGAAGAAAAAGGTGGCAGTTGCCCGGTTCATCCCTTTTCTGCTGCACACAAGATCccactgcaaaaaaatgttacaatatgtattttatagtgGCCCATGATGGACACTGAACACTGGGAAATTTTTTTACGAGTTAAAAATCATGTTTCTCATTTCTGCATGCATAGTATTTACAGTACTCAGTCACAGCTTCAACCACAAGCAATGTCTGTTtacaaatgtgcatttttttattcagaaaaaataCTTTACTTGAACAAATTCAGATTTACTTTCCCAATAATGCTCCGTAGAAACATACGGTTTGACACACTTATTGAAAGGCACTTACCTCAGTTGCTAAAGTAGATTTAAAGGTGCTGTTGTCATACACCCATCCATTCTGACACTGGACACGAGATGTAGCCTGACTGCTGTTTGAGTCTGACAGATATTGATACTGGGGCTTTGAAAACATCTGACATGAGCTCCGAGTTCCATCCTGCTCTGCTGGAATAGCGACAGCCAGTTTCTGGGGTAAAGTTAAATTTCTAAAGATGCCTCCATCATCCAAAGCACTGATGTTGCAGTGGTGAGAGGGAACAGCCGCCATGAAGTTGTTCAGCAGGAAGTGACATGGCAGAGTGACTCGAGAGAGCATCTGAATCAAGACTAGCCTGATTTGGAATTTTCCAAATCCGTTGACTTCTGAAAGTATGCTG from Amphiprion ocellaris isolate individual 3 ecotype Okinawa chromosome 4, ASM2253959v1, whole genome shotgun sequence includes the following:
- the LOC111575332 gene encoding solute carrier family 22 member 7-like: MKFDSILSEVNGFGKFQIRLVLIQMLSRVTLPCHFLLNNFMAAVPSHHCNISALDDGGIFRNLTLPQKLAVAIPAEQDGTRSSCQMFSKPQYQYLSDSNSSQATSRVQCQNGWVYDNSTFKSTLATEWDLVCSRKGMNRATATFFFAGVMAGAPLFGFLSDRFGRRPLLLVSYLSSLTFAVLSAFSTSYIMFVIMRFFTGLSLAGISIIAIVLNVEWFSIDHRTFAGVIISLDWTLGNFLMVAIAYCVTEWRMLIVAVSSPLILATIAWRWLPESARWLAANGKADAAHRYIMKCVEMNNTTKCMASITPMTLLESVETETGDKKYTFVDLFRTPNIRKLAICSGIVWYGVAFTYYGISLNISGFGLSPYLTQFIFASTEVPMKIGIYFFLEKIGRRLGQMTALLGTGLCLFINMFVSKDQSVIRTTVAVLGKAMSEASFTIIYLYTTELYPTVVRQNGLGYTSVLARLGVSMSPLIMLLEDVWYLLPAVTYCAAAVCSGLVASLLHETLNSRLPEFIEDIEKPRTQSTRMEETE